In Streptomyces sp. NBC_00306, a single genomic region encodes these proteins:
- a CDS encoding response regulator transcription factor encodes MQQQPYESPGTHATDRSRRVLVVDDDPTVAEVVAGYLDRAGYVVDRADDGPTALTRAASHRPDLVVLDLMLPGMDGLEVCRRIRERAPVPVIMLTARGDEDDRILGLEVGADDYVTKPFSPRELVLRVESVLRRSGPVAGHRLGAAGLTLDPAARRATRNGTELALTLREFDLLCFFLRNPGRAFSREDLMREVWGWDFGDLSTVTVHIRRLRGKVETDQARPRLIQTVWGVGYRFDAAAEEN; translated from the coding sequence ATGCAGCAACAGCCGTACGAGTCCCCGGGGACGCACGCCACCGACAGATCCCGCCGGGTCCTGGTCGTCGACGACGACCCGACCGTCGCCGAGGTCGTCGCCGGGTATCTGGACCGCGCCGGTTATGTCGTCGACCGCGCCGACGACGGTCCGACGGCCCTGACCCGCGCCGCCTCCCACCGGCCGGACCTGGTGGTGCTCGACCTGATGCTGCCCGGCATGGACGGCCTGGAGGTCTGCCGGCGGATCCGTGAGCGCGCCCCCGTGCCGGTCATCATGCTCACCGCCCGCGGTGACGAGGACGACCGCATCCTGGGCCTGGAGGTCGGCGCCGACGACTACGTCACCAAGCCCTTCAGCCCTCGCGAACTGGTGCTGCGCGTGGAGTCGGTGCTGCGCCGCAGCGGGCCCGTCGCCGGACACCGGCTGGGGGCGGCCGGTCTCACCCTCGACCCCGCGGCCCGCCGGGCCACCAGGAACGGCACCGAACTCGCCCTCACCCTGCGGGAGTTCGACCTGCTCTGCTTCTTCCTGCGCAACCCGGGGCGGGCCTTCAGCCGTGAGGACCTGATGCGCGAGGTGTGGGGCTGGGACTTCGGCGACCTGTCGACCGTCACCGTCCACATCCGCCGGCTGCGCGGCAAGGTCGAGACCGACCAGGCCCGGCCCCGCCTGATCCAGACCGTGTGGGGCGTGGGCTACCGCTTCGATGCCGCCGCCGAGGAGAACTGA
- a CDS encoding TIGR04282 family arsenosugar biosynthesis glycosyltransferase → MTTLLVIAKEPRPGRVKTRLTPPFTSHEAAELAEAALADTLHAVAATPASRRVLVLDGTPGPWLPPGFDVVPQCAGGLDERLADAFAHCDGPALLIGMDTPQVTPELLTVDFAACDAFFGPAEDGGFWALGLAHPDPALLRGVPMSTAGTGAVQRDRLLAAGLRVRDLPRLRDVDTAADAQAVAALAPHGCFAARLARCTSVPAVTSDTAVTGGDCGQGSRTAPPGRPDDADAQPPTRPASRPTTPR, encoded by the coding sequence TTGACCACGCTGCTCGTCATCGCCAAGGAGCCGCGGCCGGGTCGGGTCAAGACCCGGCTGACTCCTCCCTTCACGTCGCACGAGGCGGCGGAGCTGGCCGAGGCGGCCCTCGCCGACACCCTGCACGCCGTGGCGGCCACCCCCGCCTCCCGGCGCGTTCTCGTCCTCGACGGCACCCCCGGCCCCTGGCTGCCGCCCGGCTTCGACGTCGTACCGCAGTGCGCGGGCGGGCTCGACGAACGGCTGGCGGACGCCTTCGCGCACTGCGACGGGCCGGCCCTGCTCATCGGCATGGACACCCCGCAGGTGACGCCCGAGCTGCTCACCGTCGATTTCGCCGCCTGCGACGCCTTCTTCGGCCCGGCCGAGGACGGCGGCTTCTGGGCGCTCGGGCTGGCGCACCCCGATCCCGCGCTGCTGCGGGGCGTGCCGATGTCGACCGCCGGGACGGGTGCGGTCCAACGGGACCGCCTCCTCGCCGCCGGTCTGCGGGTGCGCGACCTCCCGCGCCTGCGGGACGTCGACACGGCCGCCGACGCGCAGGCCGTCGCCGCACTGGCCCCGCACGGCTGCTTCGCGGCCCGGCTGGCCCGGTGCACGTCGGTCCCGGCGGTCACGTCGGACACGGCGGTCACGGGTGGTGATTGCGGACAGGGTTCGCGCACGGCACCGCCCGGCCGACCGGACGACGCCGACGCGCAGCCGCCCACCCGGCCGGCCTCGCGACCGACCACACCCCGATGA
- a CDS encoding peroxiredoxin, whose amino-acid sequence MAASPEPGKPVPDFTLPGGVLVDGAFERREFSLAAVKGRPLVLAFYPGDDTTVCTKQLCSYSSGLESFTECGAEVWGISPQGVDSHEAFARKHGLRMPLLADTDRAVSKAFGVAAPGIGLRRAVFVVAGDGTLHWKHVALFGATFQSKETLAAQLAALQEA is encoded by the coding sequence TTGGCAGCGTCACCTGAACCCGGTAAGCCCGTCCCCGACTTCACCCTCCCCGGAGGCGTGCTCGTGGACGGCGCCTTCGAGCGGCGTGAGTTCTCGCTCGCCGCTGTGAAGGGGCGGCCGCTCGTGCTCGCGTTCTACCCCGGGGACGACACCACCGTCTGCACCAAGCAGCTGTGTTCGTACTCCAGCGGTCTGGAGTCGTTCACGGAGTGCGGCGCCGAGGTGTGGGGGATCAGCCCACAGGGGGTGGACAGCCACGAGGCGTTCGCGCGCAAGCACGGGCTGCGGATGCCGCTGCTCGCGGACACCGACCGGGCGGTCTCCAAGGCGTTCGGGGTCGCGGCCCCGGGGATCGGGCTGCGGCGCGCGGTGTTCGTCGTCGCCGGGGACGGCACCCTGCACTGGAAGCATGTCGCCCTGTTCGGCGCGACGTTCCAGTCGAAGGAGACCCTGGCCGCGCAGCTCGCCGCGCTCCAGGAGGCGTAG
- a CDS encoding class I SAM-dependent methyltransferase, with amino-acid sequence MSTPPATALPWATADPYAAALRAGHGPLFLRRADGSLLPLEVERWCARADAVDRSVLDRCEQTVLDVGCGPGRLVAELAARGRAVLGIDVSEAAVEHTVRLGGEALRRSVFEAIPGEGRWGTALLMDGNVGIGGDPIALLDRLAVLLRPGGLLIAETVPVDVDERARVRVVGLGDTDGTDPLFPWARLGTRALLRYARGWEQTGQWTAGGRCFVSLRSHSRSTSSSAEPPKRTAVIRSQRVRNTSAGSPVADR; translated from the coding sequence ATGAGCACGCCACCCGCCACCGCCCTCCCCTGGGCGACCGCCGACCCCTACGCCGCCGCCCTGCGCGCCGGTCACGGTCCGCTGTTCCTGCGCCGCGCCGACGGCTCGCTGCTCCCCCTCGAGGTGGAACGCTGGTGCGCCCGCGCCGACGCCGTCGACCGGAGCGTGCTGGACCGGTGCGAGCAAACGGTGCTCGACGTCGGGTGCGGGCCCGGCCGGCTGGTGGCCGAACTCGCCGCTCGGGGGCGGGCCGTCCTCGGTATCGATGTCAGCGAGGCGGCCGTCGAACACACCGTGCGGCTCGGGGGTGAGGCGCTGCGGCGTTCGGTCTTCGAGGCGATACCCGGCGAGGGCCGCTGGGGCACCGCCCTGCTCATGGACGGCAACGTCGGCATCGGCGGCGACCCGATCGCCCTGCTGGACCGGCTGGCCGTACTCCTGCGCCCCGGTGGCCTGCTGATCGCCGAGACCGTCCCGGTGGACGTCGACGAACGCGCCCGGGTGCGGGTCGTCGGTCTCGGCGACACCGACGGAACCGACCCCCTCTTTCCCTGGGCGCGGCTCGGTACGCGCGCGCTGCTGAGGTACGCACGGGGCTGGGAGCAGACCGGTCAGTGGACGGCCGGCGGACGGTGCTTCGTCTCCCTACGCAGCCACAGCCGCAGCACCAGCAGCAGCGCCGAGCCGCCGAAGAGGACGGCGGTGATCAGGAGCCAGCGGGTCAGGAACACGTCCGCGGGAAGCCCGGTGGCGGACCGGTAG
- a CDS encoding molybdopterin-dependent oxidoreductase produces the protein MPAPDAPRLPSSPGFWRSPLRGPWFTSVLGLVLLVGITVLFVTGLVSYAAYNPDLSPVNDTTPDKGILGFYLFSWPTSPHWLYRLNQGIHVTLGITVIPVLLAKLWSVVPKLFALPPARSLAHALERISLLLLVGGALFEFVTGALNVQLDYVFPGSFYPLHFYGAWVFFAAFVAHALLKMPIALRNLRHLREEKNDLVSPHPAEPTVSRRGALWFVGGGSLLLFATTVGQNFDGLLRRTALLAPHGGDDPGSGPNGFQINKTARYAGIVAAETRDDAWRLVVTGRSGTVRLSRDRLLQLPLHSAALPIACVEGWSTSDQWWRGVRLRDLAALAGYDGDPPDVFVESLQRSGAFRRAALRANQVADPRSLLALYVNGDQLSPDHGYPARIIVPAAPGVLNTKWVARMTFGDL, from the coding sequence ATGCCCGCCCCCGACGCCCCACGGCTTCCCTCCTCGCCCGGCTTCTGGCGCAGCCCGCTGCGCGGCCCCTGGTTCACCTCGGTGCTGGGCCTCGTCCTGCTCGTCGGCATCACCGTGCTGTTCGTGACGGGCCTGGTGTCGTACGCCGCCTACAACCCGGATCTGTCGCCGGTGAACGACACGACGCCCGACAAGGGGATTCTCGGCTTCTACCTCTTCTCCTGGCCGACGAGCCCGCACTGGCTGTACCGGCTCAACCAGGGCATCCACGTCACCCTCGGCATCACGGTGATCCCCGTCCTGCTCGCCAAGCTGTGGTCCGTGGTGCCGAAGCTGTTCGCGCTGCCGCCGGCCCGCTCGCTCGCCCACGCCCTGGAGCGGATCTCGCTGCTGCTCCTGGTGGGCGGGGCACTGTTCGAGTTCGTGACCGGCGCGCTCAACGTCCAGCTCGACTACGTTTTCCCCGGCTCCTTCTATCCGCTGCACTTCTACGGAGCGTGGGTGTTCTTCGCCGCGTTCGTCGCCCACGCCCTGCTGAAGATGCCCATCGCACTGCGCAATCTGCGGCACCTGCGGGAGGAGAAGAACGACCTGGTGTCTCCGCACCCCGCCGAGCCGACCGTCTCCCGGCGCGGCGCTCTGTGGTTCGTCGGAGGCGGCTCGCTGCTGCTGTTCGCGACGACCGTGGGACAGAACTTCGACGGCCTGCTGCGGCGCACCGCCCTCCTCGCACCGCATGGCGGCGACGACCCCGGCAGCGGCCCGAACGGCTTCCAGATCAACAAGACCGCCCGGTACGCCGGGATCGTCGCGGCGGAGACCCGCGACGACGCGTGGCGACTCGTGGTGACGGGACGCTCGGGCACCGTCCGCCTCAGCCGCGACCGGCTCCTTCAACTCCCTTTGCACAGCGCGGCGTTGCCCATCGCCTGCGTGGAGGGCTGGTCGACGTCGGACCAGTGGTGGCGCGGGGTACGGCTGCGCGACCTCGCGGCGCTCGCCGGATACGACGGCGACCCGCCCGACGTGTTCGTCGAGTCCCTCCAGCGCAGCGGCGCCTTCCGGCGGGCCGCCCTGCGTGCCAACCAGGTGGCCGACCCGCGTTCCCTGCTCGCCCTGTACGTCAACGGCGACCAGCTCTCGCCCGACCACGGCTACCCGGCGCGCATCATCGTGCCCGCGGCTCCCGGTGTGCTGAACACCAAGTGGGTGGCCCGGATGACGTTCGGAGACCTCTGA
- a CDS encoding alkaline phosphatase family protein has protein sequence MVESRWRRAGSTPLRVVAVWMVSTLTMLALAGLLPDFRLQSEDGESITRTAVTAAWGAGAFGLLSALVWPVVVRALLLVPALLLGLLVFFLNGSLLLLALRLIPDGGGEAAPETAVLVAAVMSAVASATSTALAVHDDNAYRRRLSRLATRRRRRRGEDVGRTAADGTVFLQLDGVGHEVLQRAAKDGVMPTVAEWLATTHRLTPWRTDWSSQTGASQLAILHGSNHDVPAFRWYEKDTRRVMVSNRPASAAELQRRAIERTGDGGLLTVDGASRGNLFSGGADQLALVLSIAARRGRANRSRAGYFAYFSDPANAVRTAGAFFAEVVREIRQSTRARLRGDTPRIGRGGLYPFIRAFATVVERDVVVAAVLGDMLAGRTAVYADLVAYDEVAHHSGPHSRDAMQVLERLDRSLALIAKVSEHTPRGYRIVLLSDHGQSPGQTFEGAYGLTLKDLVRAGCGLPVSRRAERSRSGAEARDAARHTLHTALHRPLAEGDEVAAPSSEPIVLASGNLALISFPDVPERLSREEIDARHPALLRTLAGHPGVGFLLVRSEKHGSLVLGPGGVEIPLAELDDDGPLAVFGAGAADAVRRTDSFPHVADIMVNSMYDPETGTVHAFEAQIGSHGGLGGEQSQPFLLSPLELSPPVSCGAELIGAEQVHEVLRRWLNESEGPQVPIAPLGRTASPG, from the coding sequence GTGGTCGAAAGCCGATGGCGCAGGGCGGGGAGCACCCCGCTGCGAGTGGTCGCCGTGTGGATGGTCTCCACACTGACGATGCTGGCTCTCGCCGGGCTGCTGCCCGACTTCCGGCTCCAGTCCGAGGACGGCGAGAGCATCACCCGTACCGCGGTGACGGCCGCCTGGGGCGCGGGCGCCTTCGGTCTGCTCAGCGCGCTGGTGTGGCCGGTGGTGGTACGGGCGCTGCTGCTCGTACCGGCACTCCTGCTCGGCCTGTTGGTCTTCTTCCTCAACGGCTCCCTGCTGCTGCTCGCGCTCCGGCTGATCCCCGACGGCGGCGGAGAGGCGGCCCCGGAGACCGCGGTCCTCGTCGCCGCCGTGATGTCCGCCGTCGCCTCCGCGACCTCCACGGCCCTCGCCGTGCACGACGACAACGCCTACCGGCGCCGGCTCTCCCGGCTCGCCACCCGGCGCCGCCGAAGACGCGGTGAGGACGTCGGCCGTACCGCCGCCGACGGCACGGTCTTCCTCCAGCTCGACGGAGTCGGTCACGAGGTGCTCCAGCGCGCGGCCAAGGACGGTGTGATGCCGACCGTCGCCGAGTGGCTCGCCACGACCCACCGGCTGACCCCCTGGCGTACGGACTGGTCCAGTCAGACCGGCGCCAGCCAGCTCGCCATCCTGCACGGCAGCAACCACGACGTCCCCGCCTTCCGCTGGTACGAGAAGGACACCCGCCGGGTCATGGTCAGCAACCGGCCCGCCAGCGCGGCCGAGCTCCAGCGCCGCGCCATCGAGCGCACCGGCGACGGCGGGTTGCTCACCGTCGACGGAGCCAGCCGCGGCAACCTCTTCAGCGGCGGCGCCGACCAGCTCGCGCTGGTGCTGTCGATCGCCGCCAGGCGTGGCAGGGCGAACCGCTCCCGGGCCGGGTACTTCGCCTACTTCTCCGACCCCGCCAACGCCGTCCGCACGGCCGGCGCCTTCTTCGCCGAAGTGGTCCGTGAGATCCGCCAGTCGACGCGGGCGCGGCTGCGCGGTGACACACCGCGGATCGGCCGCGGCGGTCTCTACCCCTTCATCCGGGCGTTCGCGACCGTCGTGGAACGCGACGTCGTTGTCGCCGCGGTGCTCGGTGACATGCTCGCAGGGCGCACCGCCGTCTACGCCGACCTCGTCGCCTACGACGAAGTGGCCCATCACTCGGGACCGCACAGCCGCGACGCGATGCAGGTCCTGGAGCGGCTCGACCGATCGCTCGCCCTGATCGCCAAGGTCTCCGAGCACACCCCGCGCGGCTACCGGATCGTGCTGCTGTCCGACCACGGGCAGAGCCCGGGCCAGACCTTCGAGGGCGCCTACGGTCTCACCCTCAAGGACCTCGTCCGGGCCGGCTGCGGCCTGCCCGTGTCCCGGCGCGCCGAACGCTCCAGGAGCGGCGCGGAAGCGCGGGACGCGGCGCGCCACACCCTGCACACCGCTCTGCACCGGCCACTGGCGGAGGGGGACGAAGTCGCCGCACCGAGCTCCGAACCGATCGTGCTGGCCTCCGGCAATCTCGCACTGATCTCCTTTCCCGACGTGCCCGAGCGGCTCAGCCGGGAGGAGATCGACGCCCGCCACCCCGCCCTGCTGCGGACGCTCGCCGGCCACCCGGGCGTCGGGTTTCTTCTGGTGCGCAGCGAGAAGCACGGCTCGTTGGTCCTCGGCCCCGGCGGAGTGGAGATCCCGCTCGCGGAGCTGGACGACGACGGCCCGCTGGCGGTGTTCGGCGCAGGCGCGGCCGATGCCGTGCGCCGTACCGACTCCTTCCCGCACGTCGCGGACATCATGGTCAACTCGATGTACGACCCCGAGACGGGCACCGTCCACGCCTTCGAGGCGCAGATCGGCTCCCACGGCGGCCTCGGGGGCGAGCAGTCCCAGCCCTTCCTGCTGTCGCCGCTGGAGCTGTCACCGCCCGTGAGCTGCGGCGCCGAACTGATCGGGGCGGAGCAGGTGCACGAGGTCCTGCGGCGCTGGCTGAACGAGTCCGAGGGGCCGCAGGTGCCGATCGCCCCCCTCGGCCGGACGGCGTCGCCCGGATAG
- a CDS encoding glycosyltransferase family 2 protein, producing MTTTPSDVDVVLPCLNEAEALPWVLERIPPGWRAIVVDNGSTDGSAAIARAFGATVVHEPRKGFGAACHTGLTAATADVVCFCDCDASLDPSLLVPFVREVRDGGADLVLGRRRPQGRGAWPAHARAGNLALARILRRRTGLRLHDLGPLRAARREPLLALALTDRRSGYPLQMVVRAADAGWRIAEHDVPYLPRTGASKVTGTWRGTWQAVRDMRRVLGERPAHPAGTAHPGGTVR from the coding sequence GTGACCACGACACCTTCGGACGTCGATGTGGTGCTGCCCTGCCTGAACGAGGCCGAGGCCCTTCCCTGGGTGCTCGAACGGATTCCGCCGGGCTGGCGCGCCATCGTCGTCGACAACGGTTCCACCGACGGATCGGCCGCGATCGCCCGCGCGTTCGGCGCCACCGTCGTGCACGAGCCGCGCAAGGGCTTCGGCGCCGCCTGCCACACCGGGTTGACCGCCGCCACCGCCGACGTGGTGTGCTTCTGCGACTGCGACGCCTCCCTCGACCCGTCGCTCCTCGTCCCCTTCGTCCGCGAAGTGCGCGACGGCGGGGCGGACCTGGTGCTCGGCCGGCGGCGTCCGCAGGGCCGGGGCGCCTGGCCCGCACACGCCCGGGCGGGCAACCTCGCGCTCGCCCGGATACTGCGCCGCCGCACCGGGCTGCGCCTGCACGACCTCGGTCCGTTGCGCGCCGCCCGCCGGGAACCGCTGCTCGCTCTCGCCCTCACCGACCGGCGCAGCGGCTATCCGCTCCAGATGGTCGTCCGCGCGGCCGACGCCGGCTGGCGGATCGCCGAGCACGACGTGCCGTACCTGCCGCGCACCGGAGCCTCGAAGGTGACCGGCACCTGGCGCGGTACCTGGCAGGCCGTACGGGACATGAGACGCGTGCTCGGCGAGAGGCCCGCGCACCCGGCAGGCACCGCACACCCAGGGGGAACCGTCCGTTGA
- a CDS encoding MBL fold metallo-hydrolase, with protein sequence MPVEVTWWGHATCTVEDSGVRVLTDPLFVRRLAHLRRRRGAVPPPEAAVADAVLVSHLHSDHLHLPSLARIAPGTPLIVPEGATRSVPGLKRLRLPVTEVLPGDEVPVGDVVVRAVSALHDGRRLPVGPHRSPALGYVITGEARTYFAGDTGLFDSMADEVGPVDVALLPVGGWGPYLGHGHLDAHRAAEALVALAPGAAVPVHYGTYWPIGLDGVRPHEFYAPGEEFLRKAARIAPKVAVHRLGHGERVRPEARR encoded by the coding sequence GTGCCGGTGGAAGTCACCTGGTGGGGTCATGCCACCTGCACGGTCGAGGACTCCGGGGTCCGGGTGCTGACCGACCCGTTGTTCGTGCGCCGGCTCGCGCATCTGCGCAGGCGGCGCGGGGCCGTGCCGCCGCCGGAGGCCGCCGTCGCCGACGCGGTTCTCGTCTCCCATCTGCACTCCGACCATCTGCACCTGCCCTCACTGGCCAGGATCGCGCCGGGCACTCCGCTGATCGTGCCGGAGGGCGCGACGCGTTCCGTGCCGGGCCTGAAGCGGCTGCGGCTGCCGGTCACCGAGGTGCTCCCCGGTGACGAGGTACCGGTCGGCGACGTGGTGGTGCGGGCGGTGTCCGCCCTGCACGACGGACGGCGGCTGCCGGTCGGTCCGCACCGGTCGCCCGCGCTCGGCTATGTGATCACCGGTGAGGCTCGCACCTACTTCGCCGGGGACACCGGACTCTTCGACTCGATGGCGGACGAGGTCGGTCCCGTCGATGTGGCACTGCTGCCGGTCGGCGGCTGGGGTCCCTACCTCGGGCACGGGCATCTGGACGCGCACCGGGCCGCCGAGGCACTGGTCGCCCTCGCGCCGGGTGCCGCGGTGCCGGTGCACTACGGCACGTACTGGCCGATCGGCCTGGACGGCGTCCGCCCGCACGAGTTCTACGCCCCGGGCGAGGAGTTCCTCCGCAAGGCGGCGCGGATCGCACCGAAGGTGGCCGTGCACCGGCTCGGCCACGGTGAGCGGGTCAGACCGGAGGCGAGGCGGTGA
- a CDS encoding zinc-dependent alcohol dehydrogenase family protein, translating to MRAVVFEEFRKPLAVREVPRPEPAEDGAVIRVEATGLCRSDWHGWMGHDADITLPHVPGHELAGVVESVGADVTNWHPGDRVTVPFICACGRCAACARGAQQVCERQEQPGFTHWGSFAQYVPLRYADTNLVALPDAMSFATAAGLGCRFATAFRAVVGQGRVRAGEWVAVHGCGGVGLSAVMIAAACGARVVAVDVSPEALELARAVGAEVCVDASTLPGGVNAPVPPNTTPNSGAADSATDGGVAEAVREMTGGGAHLSLDALGSPVTCVNSVQCLRRQGRHIQVGLLPDGVRLPMDRVVPLELEILGSHGMAAHDYPEMMAMVASGSLRPDLLVTKEIGLDAVPEALASLGTAPGSGVTVIRPHGV from the coding sequence GTGCGTGCTGTCGTGTTCGAGGAGTTCAGGAAGCCGCTCGCCGTACGGGAGGTGCCCCGACCGGAGCCCGCGGAGGACGGTGCGGTGATCCGCGTCGAGGCGACCGGGCTGTGCCGCAGCGACTGGCACGGCTGGATGGGCCACGACGCCGACATCACGCTGCCGCATGTGCCCGGCCACGAACTGGCCGGTGTCGTCGAGTCGGTCGGCGCGGACGTCACCAACTGGCACCCGGGGGACCGTGTCACCGTGCCCTTCATCTGCGCCTGCGGCCGCTGCGCCGCGTGCGCGCGGGGAGCGCAGCAGGTGTGCGAACGGCAGGAGCAGCCCGGGTTCACGCACTGGGGGTCGTTCGCGCAGTACGTGCCGCTCCGGTACGCCGACACCAATCTGGTGGCCCTGCCCGACGCGATGTCCTTCGCCACCGCGGCCGGTCTCGGCTGCCGGTTCGCGACCGCCTTCCGCGCGGTGGTGGGCCAGGGCCGGGTGCGGGCGGGGGAGTGGGTCGCGGTGCACGGCTGCGGCGGGGTGGGCCTGTCCGCCGTGATGATCGCCGCGGCCTGCGGGGCGCGGGTGGTCGCGGTCGACGTGTCGCCGGAGGCCTTGGAACTGGCGCGGGCGGTCGGCGCCGAGGTCTGTGTCGACGCCTCCACACTGCCCGGTGGCGTCAACGCCCCGGTCCCGCCCAACACCACCCCGAACAGCGGCGCGGCCGACTCCGCCACGGACGGCGGCGTGGCCGAAGCCGTCCGTGAGATGACCGGCGGCGGCGCCCACCTCTCGCTGGACGCCCTCGGCTCCCCGGTGACCTGCGTGAACTCGGTCCAGTGCCTGCGCCGTCAGGGCCGTCACATCCAGGTGGGCCTGCTGCCCGATGGCGTACGGCTCCCGATGGACCGGGTCGTGCCGCTGGAGCTGGAGATCCTCGGCAGCCACGGCATGGCCGCCCACGACTACCCGGAGATGATGGCGATGGTCGCGTCCGGGTCGCTGCGCCCGGACCTCCTCGTGACGAAGGAGATCGGTCTGGACGCCGTTCCGGAGGCGCTCGCGTCGCTCGGCACCGCGCCCGGCAGCGGAGTGACGGTGATCCGGCCGCACGGGGTGTGA
- a CDS encoding VWA domain-containing protein: MINRKRLAAGACGLLAALAVGLFPAGAAADDEPADKSPEAAPKVELVLDVSGSMRARDIDGQTRMSAAKQAFNDVLDAVPAEVRLGIRTLGADYPGKDRKVGCKDTKQLYPVGPLDRTEAKTAIATLAPTGWTPIGPALLGAADDLEGGDGTRRIVLITDGEDTCAPLDPCEVARDIAAKGIHLVIDTLGLVPDAKTRNQLSCIAEATGGTYTSVQHTDELSDRVNQLVDRAAEPVVTPVATQGAAQCAKAPRLEPGLYSDRETFGQHRWYRVDVLPGQELRASVSIGADRAVNNDYGVLLRAVTVHGREIVRGSEAGDGRTDVISTGLRYPKPESADDADDTDDSKPAAESVCLEVSNAFAAAPAVKTTPGMPVELTVDIVDAPDGSSDVAAFGLGRGWWLLAVLALTGLLAGVLWGWISRWRVAVWRTN, from the coding sequence ATGATCAATAGAAAACGGCTGGCGGCCGGGGCGTGCGGCCTGCTCGCCGCCCTCGCCGTCGGGCTCTTCCCGGCCGGCGCAGCCGCCGACGACGAACCGGCGGACAAGTCCCCCGAGGCAGCTCCCAAGGTCGAGTTGGTGCTCGACGTGAGCGGCTCGATGCGTGCCCGCGACATCGACGGCCAGACCCGTATGTCGGCGGCGAAGCAGGCCTTCAACGACGTACTGGACGCCGTGCCCGCCGAAGTCCGGCTCGGCATACGCACCCTCGGGGCCGACTACCCCGGCAAGGACAGAAAGGTCGGCTGCAAGGACACCAAGCAGCTCTACCCCGTCGGGCCGCTCGACCGGACCGAGGCCAAGACCGCGATCGCCACCCTCGCCCCCACCGGCTGGACGCCCATCGGCCCGGCGCTGCTCGGCGCGGCCGACGACCTCGAGGGCGGCGACGGCACCCGGCGGATCGTGCTCATCACGGACGGCGAGGACACCTGCGCCCCGCTCGACCCGTGCGAGGTCGCGCGCGACATCGCGGCCAAGGGCATCCACCTCGTCATCGACACCCTGGGACTGGTCCCGGACGCGAAGACCCGCAACCAGCTGAGCTGTATCGCGGAAGCCACCGGCGGCACCTACACCTCGGTGCAGCACACCGACGAACTGTCCGACCGCGTCAACCAGTTGGTCGACCGCGCGGCCGAGCCCGTGGTCACCCCCGTCGCCACCCAGGGCGCGGCACAGTGCGCGAAGGCCCCGCGGCTCGAACCGGGCCTCTACAGCGACCGGGAGACGTTCGGTCAGCACCGCTGGTACCGCGTGGACGTGCTGCCCGGCCAGGAGCTGCGCGCCTCGGTGAGCATCGGCGCCGACCGTGCCGTCAACAACGACTACGGCGTGCTCCTGCGGGCCGTCACCGTGCACGGCCGGGAGATCGTCCGCGGTTCGGAGGCGGGTGACGGACGCACCGACGTCATCTCCACCGGCCTGCGCTATCCGAAGCCCGAGTCCGCCGACGATGCCGACGACACGGACGACTCCAAGCCCGCCGCCGAGTCCGTCTGCCTGGAGGTCAGCAACGCCTTCGCCGCGGCCCCCGCGGTGAAGACCACGCCCGGTATGCCCGTCGAGCTCACCGTCGACATCGTGGACGCGCCCGACGGGTCGTCCGACGTCGCCGCCTTCGGTCTCGGCCGCGGCTGGTGGCTCCTGGCCGTCCTCGCGCTCACGGGCCTGCTGGCCGGAGTGCTGTGGGGCTGGATCTCGCGCTGGCGCGTCGCCGTATGGAGGACCAACTGA
- a CDS encoding DedA family protein — MSSKAAELFGQLSDFVAQLPPESTQQAVTYPSLFLLVALGALVPVVPTGAVVSSAAVVAFHQTSPLSLLFVFLVASFAAFLGDVTLYWLGQRGVGSKNGSRWLAALRDRAAPEHLEQAQSKLEDHGVAVLVLSRLVPAGRIPVMLACLLAKMPLRSFVRGDIPACLAWAATYQLIGILGGSLFDEPWKGVVVAVALTVVLSGAPPLWRRWRRKGHRPGSSGQHA; from the coding sequence GTGAGCTCGAAGGCCGCGGAGCTGTTCGGGCAGCTGTCGGACTTCGTGGCCCAGTTGCCGCCGGAGTCCACCCAGCAGGCCGTCACCTATCCCTCGCTGTTCCTGCTGGTAGCGCTGGGAGCCCTGGTGCCCGTGGTGCCGACGGGGGCGGTGGTGAGCTCCGCGGCGGTGGTGGCCTTCCATCAGACGTCCCCGCTGAGCCTGCTGTTCGTCTTTCTGGTGGCGTCGTTCGCCGCATTCCTGGGCGATGTGACGCTGTACTGGCTCGGGCAGCGCGGCGTCGGGTCCAAGAACGGCTCGCGCTGGCTGGCCGCGCTCCGCGACCGCGCGGCGCCGGAGCACCTCGAACAGGCGCAGAGCAAGCTGGAGGACCACGGGGTGGCCGTCCTGGTGCTGTCGCGGCTGGTACCGGCGGGGCGCATCCCGGTGATGCTGGCCTGTCTGCTGGCCAAGATGCCGTTGCGCTCCTTCGTGCGGGGCGACATCCCGGCGTGCCTGGCATGGGCGGCGACGTACCAGCTGATCGGGATACTCGGCGGCTCGCTGTTCGACGAACCGTGGAAGGGCGTGGTCGTCGCGGTGGCGCTGACGGTGGTGCTCAGCGGGGCGCCGCCGCTGTGGCGCCGGTGGCGCCGGAAGGGGCACCGGCCGGGGTCGTCGGGGCAGCATGCGTAG